The following proteins are co-located in the Apium graveolens cultivar Ventura chromosome 5, ASM990537v1, whole genome shotgun sequence genome:
- the LOC141660769 gene encoding uncharacterized protein LOC141660769, which produces MGPFPPAKGDLRYILVVIDYMTKWAEARSMKTINQQDCIKFMDSIVMRFGIPVFLVSDNGPQFVGSDFEAYLKQLGIKHKRASVAHPQGNRQVKNHPRTGTNETPFKLAYGTEARIPIETGSPSHRVINFDEISNIEGLKINLELLDEVKDKAIKKMEGYKERKKLHFAKKARIREYEAGDLVLRHTEASDPTN; this is translated from the exons ATGGGCCCCTTTCCCCCAGCAAAAGGTGACCTCCGCTACATCCTGGTAGTCATTGATTACATGACAAAGTGGGCAGAAGCTAGGTCCATGAAGACAATCAATCAACAAGATTGTATCAAGTTTATGGATTCAATCGTCATGAGATTCGGGATCCCGGTTTTTCTAGTCTCCGACAATGGGCCACAGTTCGTCGGGTCCGACTTTGAAGCATATTTGAAACAGCTTGGAATCAAGCACAAAAGGGCATCGGTTGCGCATCCTCAAGGAAATAGGCAGGTCAAA AACCACCCCAGGACGGGAACCAATGAGACCCCCTTCAAGCTTGCATACGGTACCGAAGCCCGCATACCAATCGAAACCGGGTCCCCCTCCCACAGGGTCATCAACTTTGACGAGATTTCAAACATTGAGGGACTCAAGATCAACCTGGAGCTCCTAGATGAAGTAAAGGACAAGGCTATAAAAAAGATGGAAGGCTATAAAGAAAGGAAAAAGCTCCACTTCGCAAAGAAAGCAAGAATCAGAGAGTATGAAGCAGGAGATTTAGTACTCCGGCACACCGAGGCCTCGGACCCGACCAATTAG